The following are encoded in a window of Amaranthus tricolor cultivar Red isolate AtriRed21 chromosome 2, ASM2621246v1, whole genome shotgun sequence genomic DNA:
- the LOC130805087 gene encoding plastid division protein PDV1, whose product MPTLLELEGLLSSFSFPFSFSITLNNKQSSLQNLPKNPIFLFPSNYTSFNMKWEVEMEEIEAVLEKIWDLHDKLSDAIHTISRTHFLNSTKSFKHNNNSPNQSKFKNNKVHFLDQDFNGNGFVYFKDSEKDSAIAEAKSLNSIRAALENLEEHLGFFHTLQTQQRAERDAALARLEQSRIILALRLAEHHGKRYKVIDEAMDFVGNVRDATNCFMKPENSSNPPASAPAEHSMQQTGVNSNIFVRVLFSGLNTTKRTLQLNKLGGVLGNAALFALSMLAMLHLQQATYKDNGMLNIGLKQDRRLKKLSLYDASSSAQSSSLDVRLARG is encoded by the exons ATGCCAACTCTATTGGAATTGGAAGGTTTGCTTTCCtctttttcctttcctttttctttttcaataacCCTTAACAACAAGCAATCTTCCCTCCAAAATCTCCCCAAAAATCCCATCTTTCTTTTTCCCTCCAATTACACATCCTTCAATATGAAATGGGAAGTTGAAATGGAAGAAATTGAAGCTGTTTTAGAAAAGATTTGGGATTTACATGACAAACTTAGTGATGCAATTCACACTATTTCTCGTACCCATTTCCTCAATTCCACCAaatcatttaaacacaataacaattCTCCTAACCAGAGTAAATTCAAGAACAATAAGGTCCATTTCCTCGATCAAGATTTTAATGGTAATGGGTTTGTGTATTTTAAGGATTCTGAAAAGGATTCCGCCATTGCTGAGGCAAAGAGTCTTAACTCCATTCGTGCTGCCCTAGAGAATCTCGAAGAACATCTTGGATTTTTTCAT ACCTTACAAACTCAGCAGCGTGCAGAAAGAGATGCTGCACTCGCACGGTTAGAGCAAAGCCGCATTATTCTTGCACTGAGATTGGCAGAACACCATGGGAAACGATACAAAGTGATCGACGAAGCCATGGATTTTGTAGGAAACGTACGAGACGCCACCAATTGTTTCATGAAACCCGAGAATTCCTCTAATCCTCCCGCAAGTGCACCTGCCGAGCATTCTATGCAGCAAACAGGCGTCAATTCAAACATCTTCGTAAGAGTTCTATTCTCTGGATTAAACACCACCAAACGAACACTTCAACTAAACAAATTAGGTGGCGTTCTAGGTAACGCGGCTTTATTTGCCCTTAGTATGCTTGCAATGCTTCATCTCCAACAAGCAACATACAAAGATAACGGTATGTTAAACATCGGCTTGAAGCAAGATAGAAGGCTTAAGAAGCTGTCACTATATGACGCGTCTTCCTCTGCCCAATCGAGTTCTCTCGATGTACGGTTGGCAAGAGGTTAA